In Zea mays cultivar B73 chromosome 7, Zm-B73-REFERENCE-NAM-5.0, whole genome shotgun sequence, the following proteins share a genomic window:
- the LOC100502116 gene encoding uncharacterized protein LOC100502116 produces the protein MHPLAFKYSTHVVFGVLPYPKDASISLPALSVLRSSLIEMILQQVNLSLTPLFGHPCCFELLRFPGGVTVIPAVSGFTWANTDPLFDFVLNNSILSDFG, from the coding sequence ATGCACCCATTAGCTTTTAAATACTCCACACATGTTGTTTTTGGTGTTCTTCCTTATCCAAAAGATGCTTCAATAAGTTTGCCAGCTCTAAGTGTGTTGAGATCATCCTTAATAGAGATGATTCTCCAGCAAGTGAACCTATCCTTGACACCACTTTTTGGGCATCCATGTTGTTTCGAGCTGTTGAGATTTCCTGGAGGAGTTACAGTCATTCCTGCAGTGTCTGGTTTTACATGGGCAAACACAGACCCCCTATTCGACTTTGTGTTGAACAACTCCATTTTATCAGATTTTGGGTAA